One Danio aesculapii chromosome 13, fDanAes4.1, whole genome shotgun sequence DNA window includes the following coding sequences:
- the nolc1 gene encoding nucleolar and coiled-body phosphoprotein 1, whose translation MAQDSTVPSDLYQHVYSFLVENKFAKAAKEFLRQAKVKPQDQNEDSLMDIFNFWVKSPETKKRKAVTSSPAAVNGPSAKKAKKDEDSSSSEDSSSEEEQAAPAKKAIQVKAPPPKKPAAVAAKESSSEDSSDSEDEAPAKTTAKPAAVKAAVQPAAAARKKDTSSSSEESDSEEESSKTPAKVVKPVAGTPKTVSAPVSAAQKKQDSSSEDSSSDSEDEPPAKSAVKAAVPVKTPPPPPPAKPVAPAVSSSDDSSSDEEDAPPTKKPKTGQFSAVPPPGTLTAQAPVKAPAASVKTVTPKAAAKKDSSSSDSSDSSSEDEAKKPVVKAAPAKAAPAKKAPTKVAPAQKKDSSSSDSSSSEDEATKPAVKVTPAKAASAKSTPAKAAQAKAAPAKVTPAAEESSSSNSEESEEESKKPATKVAPVKAAAKRPPAKKTPAKVKPAAKESSPSSSDSEEDEPPTPAKAPPAKATPAKATPAKATPAKAAPAKATPAKATPAKAAPAKKDDSSSSDSESSEDEAPAKPAAASKPTSTPKPVSKPAESSSASDSSSDEDEGPQKKPATTPVSKPAPAKPSAAKTTNKPAESSSSSDSASSSDEETKKKPATTPVSKPTPAKPAPAVKTTNKQAESSSDSSSDEDDEPQKKAATTPASKPVATSAKSTPAAKPAESSSDSDSSSDEEAQKKTTTTPVPSKPATPAKPAAKAAESSSDSSDSEDETPAAKTAKPAAATATKSPAAASKPPVSASKPAAKSSSSDSDSSSEDEKQAKATVTPKAAPKPAVAPVNAKKAESSSSESSDSSDSETEAKKTPAKPVVANGKPVTKTPTSAAKTPAKKTAESSSSSDSSSEEEEPSKPPATKTLPATKTPPATKTPPATKKQAAEAKAESSSSEESSEEEETPAATNGTQSAKKATPKNQKIATSTPQTFPRTRQKDSNAPFRRIREEDVEVDPRLKDNSFDAKMGANGDWGQKANNVLKFTKGKSFRHEKTKKKRGSYRGGAISTTVNSIKFDSD comes from the exons ATGGCGCAGGACAGCACGGTTCCTAGCGATCTCTACCAACATGTGTACTCGTTTCTTGTGGAAAACAAGTTCGCCAAAGCTGCGAAAGAGTTTTTGAGGCAGGCTAAAGTG AAACCTCAGGACCAAAATGAGGACAGTCTTATGGACATCTTCAATTTCTGGGTCAA GTCCCCAGAAACTAAAAAGCGTAAAGCGGTCACCAGTAGCCCTGCGGCTGTCAATGGCCCATCAGCCAAGAAAGCAAAGAAAGATGAGGACAGTTCAAGTAGTGAAGACTCGAGCAGTGAAGAAGAGCAAGCAGCCCCTGCCAAGAAAGCTATACAAG TAAAAGCTCCTCCTCCGAAGAAGCCAGCGGCTGTAGCTGCAAAAGAGAGCAGCTCTGAAGACTCCAGTGACTCGGAGGATGAAGCTCCAGCTAAAACAACAGCAAAG CCTGCTGCTGTGAAAGCTGCTGTTCAGCCTGCAGCGGCAGCCAGGAAGAAGGACACCAGCTCCAGCAGTGAGGAGTCTGACTCTGAAGAGGAGTCCAGCAAAACTCCAGCTAAAG TGGTTAAGCCTGTGGCTGGAACACCTAAAACTGTTTCCGCTCCAGTGTCTGCAGCTCAGAAGAAGCAGGACAGCAGCAGTGAAGACAGCTCCAGTGATTCTGAGGACGAGCCTCCAGCGAAG AGCGCAGTGAAAGCAGCGGTCCCAGTgaagactcctcctcctcctcctccagccaAACCTGTGGCCCCTGCAGTGTCCAGTAGTGATGATTCATCCTCAGATGAGGAAGATGCTCCCCCTACTAAGAAACCCAAGACTG GACAATTCAGCGCCGTTCCTCCTCCTGGAACGTTGACCGCTCAAGCTCCAGTCAAAGCTCCTG CAGCTTCAGTTAAGACTGTGACTCCCAAAGCAGCTGCTAAGAAGGACTCATCCAGTTCTGACAGTTCTG ATTCAAGCTCAGAAGATGAAGCAAAGAAGCCAGTGGTCAAAGCTGCACCGGCTAAAGCAGCCCCAGCTAAGAAAGCACCCACAAAAGTTGCTCCGGCTCAGAAAAAAGACTCGTCAAGCTCTGATTCTTCAAGCTCTGAGGATGAAGCGACGAAGCCGGCTGTCAAAGTCACACCAGCAAAAGCTGCATCTGCTAAATCTACACCCGCGAAAGCCGCTCAGGCTAAAGCTGCGCCGGCTAAAGTCACTCCAGCGGCGGAGGAATCTTCATCTTCTAACTCTGAAGAATCTGAGGAAGAGTCCAAGAAACCTGCAACTAAAGTCGCCCCGGTTAAAGCTGCAGCTAAACGTCCACCAGCTAAGAAAACTCCAGCTAAAGTCAAGCCGGCTGCAAAAGAGTCTTCACCGTCAAGCTCCGATTCTGAGGAAGACGAGCCACCTACCCCGGCTAAGGCACCTCCTGCTAAAGCTACCCCTGCTAAGGCTACCCCAGCTAAAGCCACCCCTGCTAAAGCTGCTCCTGCTAAGGCTACCCCAGCTAAAGCCACCCCTGCCAAAGCTGCTCCTGCTAAGAAAGATGATTCCTCAAGTTCAG ACTCAGAAAGCTCTGAAGACGAAGCACCAGCTAAACCAGCAGCTGCGTCCAAACCAACGAGTACTCCTAAACCCGTATCCAAGCCTGCCGAGTCTAGCTCAGCCTCGGACAGCTCCTCAGATGAAGATGAGGGACCTCAAAAGAAACCTGCCACCACACCGGTATCCAAACCTGCCCCGGCCAAACCTTCTGCAGCCAAAACCACCAACAAACCAGCGGAAAGCAGCAGCAGCTCCGACTCGGCCAGCTCTTCAGATGAGGAAACAAAAAAGAAACCTGCCACCACACCAGTATCTAAACCCACCCCAGCCAAACCAGCACCCGCAGTCAAAACGACAAACAAACAAGCTGAAAGCAGCTCGGACAGCTCTTCAGATGAAGACGATGAACCTCAAAAGAAAGCCGCCACTACACCGGCATCTAAACCTGTGGCCACCTCAGCCAAATCCACCCCTGCAGCTAAACCAGCGGAGAGTAGCTCTGATTCAGACAGCTCATCAGATGAGGAAGCACAGAAGAAGACCACCACCACACCAGTCCCATCCAAACCTGCTACCCCAGCTAAACCTGCAGCTAAAGCAGCAGAGAGCAGTTCTGACAGCTCAGACTCTGAGGACGAGACTCCAGCTGCTAAAACCGCTAAACCAGCAGCGGCTACTGCTACTAAGAGCCCTGCCGCTGCCTCCAAACCACCCGTTTCAGCTAGTAAACCTGCAGCTAAGTCCAGCAGCAGTGATTCGGACAGTTCCAGTGAAGACGAAAAGCAAGCAAAGGCTACAGTGACGCCCAAAGCTGCACCTAAGCCGGCCGTGGCTCCAGTCAACGCAAAGAAAGCCGAGAGCAGTAGTTCAGAATCATCTGACAGCTCAGACTCTGAGACAGAAGCTAAGAAGACTCCCGCCAAGCCTGTTGTGGCCAATGGGAAGCCTGTGACAAAAACCCCGACTTCTGCAGCGAAGACTCCGGCTAAAAAGACAGCAGAGTCTTCATCCTCGAGCGATAGCAGTTCTGAGGAAGAGGAGCCGTCTAAACCACCCGCTACGAAAACACTACCAGCTACGAAAACGCCACCCGCTACCAAAACACCACCCGCTACTAAAAAACAAGCTGCTGAGGCTAAAGCAGAGAGCAGCTCTTCAGAGGAATCATCTGAGGAAGAGGAAACACCGGCCGCCACAAATG GTACACAGAGTGCAAAAAAGGCGACACCCAAAAACCAAAAAATCGCCACATCCACGCCTCAGACATTTCCCAGAACTAGGCAGAAG GACAGCAATGCTCCTTTCCGTAGAATAAGAGAGGAGGACGTTGAGGTGGACCCCCGTCTCAAAGACAACTCATTTGATGCAAAG ATGGGAGCCAACGGAGACTGGGGCCAGAAAGCCAACAATGTACTTAAATTCACCAAGGGCAAATCTTTCCGACACGAAAAGACCAAGAAGAAGCGCGGCAGTTACAGAGGCGGCGCCATCTCCACCACCGTCAACTCCATAAAGTTCGACAGCGACTGA
- the mrps6 gene encoding 28S ribosomal protein S6, mitochondrial, whose protein sequence is MPRYELYMILKAMQRPETAAVLRRTVETLFERGAVVRSLENLGERRLPYKISKHDSRQTHGGYFSIDFHASPNIVSELLNHLERDVDVLRPTVVKKDTELPKGQCCGAAREEKAKMAS, encoded by the coding sequence ATGCCGCGGTATGAGCTGTATATGATCCTGAAGGCGATGCAGAGGCCGGAGACCGCGGCTGTTTTGCGGCGCACGGTGGAGACTCTGTTCGAGCGCGGCGCGGTGGTCCGGAGCCTGGAGAACCTCGGCGAACGCAGACTACCGTACAAGATCTCCAAACACGACTCTCGGCAAACACACGGTGGATATTTCTCTATTGACTTCCATGCGTCGCCGAACATAGTCAGCGAGCTGTTGAATCACCTTGAACGGGACGTTGACGTGCTGCGTCCGACGGTAGTAAAGAAAGACACTGAGCTCCCCAAAGGACAGTGTTGTGGAGCAGCCCGAGAAGAGAAAGCGAAGATGGCCAGTTAA